In the Ursus arctos isolate Adak ecotype North America unplaced genomic scaffold, UrsArc2.0 scaffold_19, whole genome shotgun sequence genome, one interval contains:
- the GGN gene encoding LOW QUALITY PROTEIN: gametogenetin (The sequence of the model RefSeq protein was modified relative to this genomic sequence to represent the inferred CDS: deleted 1 base in 1 codon): MGNVQSEPSAGGGSRKEQASDRSSDSRRTSLVEPEVTPSSPAMRLARGLGVWFPGSSAPPGILVPPEPQASPSPLPLTLQLPSPVTPLLEEAAAAAVSTPPPPPVGTLLPAPSKWRKPTGTPVPRIRGLLEASHRGQGDPPSLRPLLPPPRQLTREDPNSVPRAPSPTPPPLEPRKLPPPPPSDRQPPDHRIIPALATPATPPSESQVRYGSEGQTAVGARRGAPPQAGEGEMARPAVSESGLSLLCKVTFKSGPPLAPAAASSSLAAKASLGGGGGGGLFAAASGSISYAEVLKQGPLVPGATRPSGEVPRGTQEAEGGDGDGEGCSGPTSAPVSHARALPPPPYTTFPGSKPKFDWVSPPDGPERHFRFNGAGGGVGVPRRRAAALSGPWGSPPPPPGQTHQAPGPRRPAPALLAPPMFIFPAPTNGEPVSPGLGGPRKVPPPPPTPPPTPPPAPPLTPQPPVLQPTPLPVPRPPTPRPGHLESAPAPAPAPTLPLALDANQAPAPAPAPAPAPAPAPAPAPALSPAPAPTIAEPTLPAPAPIKARTRRSKGPRAARGATREDGAPGDGPRERTAATVTDGGGGGTPPAGLANAGTTHHWPPFQVLNSCPCKCYCRHQPRHRRLPRNVSAWLSTPTNHLSEPPWVATIKLAGSLVAGLEHYDLQATHSN, from the exons ATGGGGAACGTGCAGTCGGAGCCGTCCGCGGGCGGGGGCTCCCGAAAAGAGCAGGCCTCGGACCGCTCCTCTGACTCCCGCCGGACGTCCCTGGTGGAGCCCGAGGTGACCCCCTCCTCCCCGGCCATGCGCCTGGCTCGCGGGCTGGGCGTCTGGTTTCCTGGCAGCTCCGCGCCCCCGGGAATCCTGGTA CCCCCGGAGCCCCAGGCCTCACCCTCGCCCCTGCCCCTGACCTTACAACTGCCCTCGCCAGTGACGCCCCTTTTAGAGgaggcggctgcggcggcggtctccacaccacccccgccccccgtggGGACCCTGCTGCCCGCGCCGTCTAAGTGGCGAAAACCCACGGGCACTCCGGTGCCCCGGATCCGCGGTCTGCTGGAGGCGAGCCATCGCGGCCAGGGCGATCCTCCGAGCCTCCgtccgctgctgccgccgccccGGCAACTAACCCGAGAGGACCCCAACTCTGTCCCGAGGGCCCCATCCCCTACTCCGCCGCCCTTGGAGCCGCGGAAGCTGCCACCACCGCCACCTTCCGACCGGCAGCCCCCGGACCACAGAATCATTCCTGCTCTGGCCACACCCGCCACACCCCCCTCAGAAAGCCAGGTCAGGTACGGCAGCGAGGGCCAGACGGCCGTTGGAGCCCGCAGAGGGGCGCCTCCCCAAGCGGGCGAGGGCGAAATGGCCCGGCCTGCGGTCTCCGAGTCCGGCCTGAGTTTGCTGTGCAAAGTCACATTCAAGTCGGGGCCCCCTTTGGCCCCTGCAGCAGCCTCGAGTTCCTTAGCGGCCAAAGCCTCGctcgggggcggcgggggcggaggACTCTTCGCTGCCGCCTCTGGTTCCATCTCGTACGCTGAGGTCCTGAAGCAGGGGCCCCTGGTTCCTGGGGCCACTCGACCCTCGGGAGAGGTCCCTCGAGGGACTCAGGAAGCAGAAGGCGGTGACGGAGACGGCGAGGGGTGTTCTGGACCCACCTCGGCGCCTGTGTCCCACGCCAGGGCCCTTCCGCCGCCACCCTACACCACCTTTCCAGGCTCGAAGCCCAAATTTGACTGGGTGAGCCCTCCCGATGGCCCTGAACGCCACTTCCGTTTCAACGGAGCCGGCGGCGGTGTCGGGGTGCCCCGACGGCGTGCGGCGGCGctctcagggccctggggctCCCCACCGCCTCCGCCAGGGCAGACGCACCAGGCCCCTGGGCCCCGGAGGCCTGCACCGGCCCTACTGGCGCCGCCTATGTTCATCTTCCCGGCGCCCACCAATGGCGAGCCTGTGAGCCCGGGGCTGGGAGGCCCACGGAAGGTGCCGCCACCGCCGCCCACGCCGCCACCCACGCCGCCTCCCGCGCCGCCGCTGACACCGCAGCCGCCCGTGCTCCAGCCAACACCGCTGCCCGTGCCCCGCCCTCCCACCCCACGCCCGGGCCACTTGGAGTCGGCTCCGGCTCCCGCCCCGGCTCCCACTCTGCCCCTCGCCTTGGATGCCAAccaggccccggccccggccccggccccagccccagccccggccccagccccggccccggcTCCGGCCCTATCCCCGGCTCCGGCTCCCACCATAGCGGAGCCAACGCTGCCTGCGCCCGCGCCCATCAAGGCCCGCACGCGCAGGAGTAAGGGTCCCCGCGCAGCCCGAGGGGCGACCCGTGAGGATGGCGCACCCGGAGATGGTCCTCGAGAACGTACTGCAGCTACCGTGACTGACGGTGGTGGCGGCGGGACTCCTCCAGCGGGACTGGCTAACGCCGGCACCACACACCACTGGCCGCCCTTCCAGGTGCTTAACTCTTGTCCCTGCAAGTGTTACTGCCGCCACCAGCCGCGTCACCGCCGTCTACCACGCAACGTGTCTGCCTG gCTGAGCACGCCCACCAACCACCTGAGTGAGCCACCCTGGGTTGCCACCATCAAGCTGGCTGGCTCCCTAGTGGCCGGGCTGGAGCACTACGACTTGCAGGCCACCCATTCCAACTGA